A window from Branchiostoma lanceolatum isolate klBraLanc5 chromosome 9, klBraLanc5.hap2, whole genome shotgun sequence encodes these proteins:
- the LOC136441872 gene encoding retinoic acid receptor RXR-alpha-B-like isoform X1, translated as MGASLSQSQESLGSPGGAPASSTTSNPTTQHQAMHYSAPPHMPTMTSSGPHITSPPPTLSSGQPPLTSNPSTLTSPHLVQTPSVLTSSHPLHLHPGFGMPGVNQVSSSMQEDVKPVISQLGPTPLQNVSPHMMNTPLMVNTGQLTPPAQPLQSPRPSQTPMGLSKHICQICGDRASGKHYGVYSCEGCKGFFKRTVRKDLTYACRDNRDCVIDKRQRNRCQYCRYQKCLAMGMKREDVQDQRQGSGNSAVQEERQRSKEGKDGEVVSTTNPNEDMPVEKIQEAEMAVEPKDGNLVEQPAASPTQENDPVTNICQAADKQLVTLVEWAKRIPHFSDLPIDDQVILLRAGWNELLIAAFSHRSIDVKDGILLASGLHVHRSSAHQAGVGTIFDRVLTELVAKMRDMKMDKTELGCLRAIVLFNPDAKGLTDPSLVESLREKVYASLEEYCKQQYPEQPGRFAKLLLRLPALRSIGLKCLEHLFFFKLIGDTPIDTFLMEMLEAPGLGQTAASQGQGPMAQAAAQHREAQQQALQVQPPS; from the exons AATCCCTGGGCAGCCCCGGAGGTGCACCAGCATCTAGCACGACGTCCAACCCCACCACTCAGCACCAAGCCATGCACTACTCCGCCCCTCCCCACATGCCCACCATGACCTCCTCAGGTCCCCACATCAcctccccaccccccacccTGTCCTCGGGACAGCCCCCTCTAACCTCCAACCCCTCCACGCTGACCTCCCCCCACCTTGTACAGACCCCCTCTGTCCTGACGTCCTCCCACCCGCTGCACCTGCATCCAGGCTTCGGCATGCCGGGAGTCAACCAGGTGTCCTCCTCCATGCAGGAAGATGTCAAGCCAG TTATTAGTCAACTAGGGCCCACCCCCCTGCAGAACGTGTCCCCACACATGATGAACACACCCCTGATGGTGAACACGGGGCAGCTCACGCCCCCAGCCCAGCCGCTGCAGTCCCCCCGCCCCTCCCAGACCCCCATGGGCCTCTCCAAACACATCTGTCAGATCTGTGGGGACCGAGCGTCGGGGAAGCACTACGGAGTCTACAGCTGTGAGGGGTGCAAG ggCTTCTTTAAACGAACAGTACGTAAGGACCTGACCTACGCCTGTCGGGACAACAGGGACTGCGTGATCGACAAGCGCCAGCGGAACAGATGTCAGTACTGCCGGTACCAGAAGTGTTTAGCAATGGGGATGAAAAGAGAAG ACGTACAAGACCAACGGCAGGGGAGCGGGAACAGTG CCGTACAGGAGGAGCGACAGAGAAGCAAAGAGGGCAAGGACGGCGAGGTGGTCAGCACGACGAACCCAAACGAAGACATGCCCGTGGAGAAGATACAAGAGGCAGAGATGGCTGTGGAACCTAAGGACGGAAACCTGGTTGAACAACCG GCTGCGAGTCCAACACAGGAG AACGACCCAGTGACGAACATCTGCCAGGCGGCGGACAAGCAGCTGGTCACGCTGGTGGAGTGGGCCAAGCGCATCCCACACTTCTCCGACCTCCCCATAGACGATCAGGTCATCCTACTCAGAGCAG GTTGGAACGAGCTGCTGATCGCTGCGTTCTCCCACCGCTCCATCGACGTGAAGGACGGGATCCTGCTGGCCTCCGGACTCCACGTCCACCGCAGCAGCGCCCACCAGGCCGGCGTCGGAACCATCTTCGACAGAGTCCTCACGGAACTGGTCGCAAAAATGAGGGACATGAAAATGGATAAGACAGAGCTTGGCTGCCTGAGAGCTATTGTACTCTTCAACccag ATGCCAAAGGTCTAACAGACCCATCCTTGGTGGAAAGCCTGAGAGAAAAGGTTTATGCCTCCCTAGAGGAGTACTGCAAGCAGCAGTACCCTGAACAGCCTGGCAG GTTTGCCAAGCTGCTGCTGCGCCTGCCTGCCCTCCGCTCCATTGGCCTCAAGTGCCTTGAACACCTCTTCTTCTTCAAGCTGATCGGAGACACGCCCATCGACACATTCCTGATGGAGATGCTGGAGGCTCCGGGCCTGGGTCAGACCGCGGCGTCCCAGGGACAGGGACCCATGGCACAGGCCGCGGCACAGCACCGCGAGGCACAGCAGCAAGCGCTGCAGGTCCAGCCACCCTCCTGA
- the LOC136441872 gene encoding retinoic acid receptor RXR-alpha-B-like isoform X2: MGASLSQSQESLGSPGGAPASSTTSNPTTQHQAMHYSAPPHMPTMTSSGPHITSPPPTLSSGQPPLTSNPSTLTSPHLVQTPSVLTSSHPLHLHPGFGMPGVNQVSSSMQEDVKPVISQLGPTPLQNVSPHMMNTPLMVNTGQLTPPAQPLQSPRPSQTPMGLSKHICQICGDRASGKHYGVYSCEGCKGFFKRTVRKDLTYACRDNRDCVIDKRQRNRCQYCRYQKCLAMGMKREDVQDQRQGSGNSAVQEERQRSKEGKDGEVVSTTNPNEDMPVEKIQEAEMAVEPKDGNLVEQPNDPVTNICQAADKQLVTLVEWAKRIPHFSDLPIDDQVILLRAGWNELLIAAFSHRSIDVKDGILLASGLHVHRSSAHQAGVGTIFDRVLTELVAKMRDMKMDKTELGCLRAIVLFNPDAKGLTDPSLVESLREKVYASLEEYCKQQYPEQPGRFAKLLLRLPALRSIGLKCLEHLFFFKLIGDTPIDTFLMEMLEAPGLGQTAASQGQGPMAQAAAQHREAQQQALQVQPPS, translated from the exons AATCCCTGGGCAGCCCCGGAGGTGCACCAGCATCTAGCACGACGTCCAACCCCACCACTCAGCACCAAGCCATGCACTACTCCGCCCCTCCCCACATGCCCACCATGACCTCCTCAGGTCCCCACATCAcctccccaccccccacccTGTCCTCGGGACAGCCCCCTCTAACCTCCAACCCCTCCACGCTGACCTCCCCCCACCTTGTACAGACCCCCTCTGTCCTGACGTCCTCCCACCCGCTGCACCTGCATCCAGGCTTCGGCATGCCGGGAGTCAACCAGGTGTCCTCCTCCATGCAGGAAGATGTCAAGCCAG TTATTAGTCAACTAGGGCCCACCCCCCTGCAGAACGTGTCCCCACACATGATGAACACACCCCTGATGGTGAACACGGGGCAGCTCACGCCCCCAGCCCAGCCGCTGCAGTCCCCCCGCCCCTCCCAGACCCCCATGGGCCTCTCCAAACACATCTGTCAGATCTGTGGGGACCGAGCGTCGGGGAAGCACTACGGAGTCTACAGCTGTGAGGGGTGCAAG ggCTTCTTTAAACGAACAGTACGTAAGGACCTGACCTACGCCTGTCGGGACAACAGGGACTGCGTGATCGACAAGCGCCAGCGGAACAGATGTCAGTACTGCCGGTACCAGAAGTGTTTAGCAATGGGGATGAAAAGAGAAG ACGTACAAGACCAACGGCAGGGGAGCGGGAACAGTG CCGTACAGGAGGAGCGACAGAGAAGCAAAGAGGGCAAGGACGGCGAGGTGGTCAGCACGACGAACCCAAACGAAGACATGCCCGTGGAGAAGATACAAGAGGCAGAGATGGCTGTGGAACCTAAGGACGGAAACCTGGTTGAACAACCG AACGACCCAGTGACGAACATCTGCCAGGCGGCGGACAAGCAGCTGGTCACGCTGGTGGAGTGGGCCAAGCGCATCCCACACTTCTCCGACCTCCCCATAGACGATCAGGTCATCCTACTCAGAGCAG GTTGGAACGAGCTGCTGATCGCTGCGTTCTCCCACCGCTCCATCGACGTGAAGGACGGGATCCTGCTGGCCTCCGGACTCCACGTCCACCGCAGCAGCGCCCACCAGGCCGGCGTCGGAACCATCTTCGACAGAGTCCTCACGGAACTGGTCGCAAAAATGAGGGACATGAAAATGGATAAGACAGAGCTTGGCTGCCTGAGAGCTATTGTACTCTTCAACccag ATGCCAAAGGTCTAACAGACCCATCCTTGGTGGAAAGCCTGAGAGAAAAGGTTTATGCCTCCCTAGAGGAGTACTGCAAGCAGCAGTACCCTGAACAGCCTGGCAG GTTTGCCAAGCTGCTGCTGCGCCTGCCTGCCCTCCGCTCCATTGGCCTCAAGTGCCTTGAACACCTCTTCTTCTTCAAGCTGATCGGAGACACGCCCATCGACACATTCCTGATGGAGATGCTGGAGGCTCCGGGCCTGGGTCAGACCGCGGCGTCCCAGGGACAGGGACCCATGGCACAGGCCGCGGCACAGCACCGCGAGGCACAGCAGCAAGCGCTGCAGGTCCAGCCACCCTCCTGA
- the LOC136441872 gene encoding retinoic acid receptor RXR-alpha-B-like isoform X4, producing the protein MGASLSQSQESLGSPGGAPASSTTSNPTTQHQAMHYSAPPHMPTMTSSGPHITSPPPTLSSGQPPLTSNPSTLTSPHLVQTPSVLTSSHPLHLHPGFGMPGVNQVSSSMQEDVKPVISQLGPTPLQNVSPHMMNTPLMVNTGQLTPPAQPLQSPRPSQTPMGLSKHICQICGDRASGKHYGVYSCEGCKGFFKRTVRKDLTYACRDNRDCVIDKRQRNRCQYCRYQKCLAMGMKREAVQEERQRSKEGKDGEVVSTTNPNEDMPVEKIQEAEMAVEPKDGNLVEQPAASPTQENDPVTNICQAADKQLVTLVEWAKRIPHFSDLPIDDQVILLRAGWNELLIAAFSHRSIDVKDGILLASGLHVHRSSAHQAGVGTIFDRVLTELVAKMRDMKMDKTELGCLRAIVLFNPDAKGLTDPSLVESLREKVYASLEEYCKQQYPEQPGRFAKLLLRLPALRSIGLKCLEHLFFFKLIGDTPIDTFLMEMLEAPGLGQTAASQGQGPMAQAAAQHREAQQQALQVQPPS; encoded by the exons AATCCCTGGGCAGCCCCGGAGGTGCACCAGCATCTAGCACGACGTCCAACCCCACCACTCAGCACCAAGCCATGCACTACTCCGCCCCTCCCCACATGCCCACCATGACCTCCTCAGGTCCCCACATCAcctccccaccccccacccTGTCCTCGGGACAGCCCCCTCTAACCTCCAACCCCTCCACGCTGACCTCCCCCCACCTTGTACAGACCCCCTCTGTCCTGACGTCCTCCCACCCGCTGCACCTGCATCCAGGCTTCGGCATGCCGGGAGTCAACCAGGTGTCCTCCTCCATGCAGGAAGATGTCAAGCCAG TTATTAGTCAACTAGGGCCCACCCCCCTGCAGAACGTGTCCCCACACATGATGAACACACCCCTGATGGTGAACACGGGGCAGCTCACGCCCCCAGCCCAGCCGCTGCAGTCCCCCCGCCCCTCCCAGACCCCCATGGGCCTCTCCAAACACATCTGTCAGATCTGTGGGGACCGAGCGTCGGGGAAGCACTACGGAGTCTACAGCTGTGAGGGGTGCAAG ggCTTCTTTAAACGAACAGTACGTAAGGACCTGACCTACGCCTGTCGGGACAACAGGGACTGCGTGATCGACAAGCGCCAGCGGAACAGATGTCAGTACTGCCGGTACCAGAAGTGTTTAGCAATGGGGATGAAAAGAGAAG CCGTACAGGAGGAGCGACAGAGAAGCAAAGAGGGCAAGGACGGCGAGGTGGTCAGCACGACGAACCCAAACGAAGACATGCCCGTGGAGAAGATACAAGAGGCAGAGATGGCTGTGGAACCTAAGGACGGAAACCTGGTTGAACAACCG GCTGCGAGTCCAACACAGGAG AACGACCCAGTGACGAACATCTGCCAGGCGGCGGACAAGCAGCTGGTCACGCTGGTGGAGTGGGCCAAGCGCATCCCACACTTCTCCGACCTCCCCATAGACGATCAGGTCATCCTACTCAGAGCAG GTTGGAACGAGCTGCTGATCGCTGCGTTCTCCCACCGCTCCATCGACGTGAAGGACGGGATCCTGCTGGCCTCCGGACTCCACGTCCACCGCAGCAGCGCCCACCAGGCCGGCGTCGGAACCATCTTCGACAGAGTCCTCACGGAACTGGTCGCAAAAATGAGGGACATGAAAATGGATAAGACAGAGCTTGGCTGCCTGAGAGCTATTGTACTCTTCAACccag ATGCCAAAGGTCTAACAGACCCATCCTTGGTGGAAAGCCTGAGAGAAAAGGTTTATGCCTCCCTAGAGGAGTACTGCAAGCAGCAGTACCCTGAACAGCCTGGCAG GTTTGCCAAGCTGCTGCTGCGCCTGCCTGCCCTCCGCTCCATTGGCCTCAAGTGCCTTGAACACCTCTTCTTCTTCAAGCTGATCGGAGACACGCCCATCGACACATTCCTGATGGAGATGCTGGAGGCTCCGGGCCTGGGTCAGACCGCGGCGTCCCAGGGACAGGGACCCATGGCACAGGCCGCGGCACAGCACCGCGAGGCACAGCAGCAAGCGCTGCAGGTCCAGCCACCCTCCTGA
- the LOC136441872 gene encoding retinoic acid receptor RXR-alpha-B-like isoform X3, with protein MESLGSPGGAPASSTTSNPTTQHQAMHYSAPPHMPTMTSSGPHITSPPPTLSSGQPPLTSNPSTLTSPHLVQTPSVLTSSHPLHLHPGFGMPGVNQVSSSMQEDVKPVISQLGPTPLQNVSPHMMNTPLMVNTGQLTPPAQPLQSPRPSQTPMGLSKHICQICGDRASGKHYGVYSCEGCKGFFKRTVRKDLTYACRDNRDCVIDKRQRNRCQYCRYQKCLAMGMKREDVQDQRQGSGNSAVQEERQRSKEGKDGEVVSTTNPNEDMPVEKIQEAEMAVEPKDGNLVEQPAASPTQENDPVTNICQAADKQLVTLVEWAKRIPHFSDLPIDDQVILLRAGWNELLIAAFSHRSIDVKDGILLASGLHVHRSSAHQAGVGTIFDRVLTELVAKMRDMKMDKTELGCLRAIVLFNPDAKGLTDPSLVESLREKVYASLEEYCKQQYPEQPGRFAKLLLRLPALRSIGLKCLEHLFFFKLIGDTPIDTFLMEMLEAPGLGQTAASQGQGPMAQAAAQHREAQQQALQVQPPS; from the exons AATCCCTGGGCAGCCCCGGAGGTGCACCAGCATCTAGCACGACGTCCAACCCCACCACTCAGCACCAAGCCATGCACTACTCCGCCCCTCCCCACATGCCCACCATGACCTCCTCAGGTCCCCACATCAcctccccaccccccacccTGTCCTCGGGACAGCCCCCTCTAACCTCCAACCCCTCCACGCTGACCTCCCCCCACCTTGTACAGACCCCCTCTGTCCTGACGTCCTCCCACCCGCTGCACCTGCATCCAGGCTTCGGCATGCCGGGAGTCAACCAGGTGTCCTCCTCCATGCAGGAAGATGTCAAGCCAG TTATTAGTCAACTAGGGCCCACCCCCCTGCAGAACGTGTCCCCACACATGATGAACACACCCCTGATGGTGAACACGGGGCAGCTCACGCCCCCAGCCCAGCCGCTGCAGTCCCCCCGCCCCTCCCAGACCCCCATGGGCCTCTCCAAACACATCTGTCAGATCTGTGGGGACCGAGCGTCGGGGAAGCACTACGGAGTCTACAGCTGTGAGGGGTGCAAG ggCTTCTTTAAACGAACAGTACGTAAGGACCTGACCTACGCCTGTCGGGACAACAGGGACTGCGTGATCGACAAGCGCCAGCGGAACAGATGTCAGTACTGCCGGTACCAGAAGTGTTTAGCAATGGGGATGAAAAGAGAAG ACGTACAAGACCAACGGCAGGGGAGCGGGAACAGTG CCGTACAGGAGGAGCGACAGAGAAGCAAAGAGGGCAAGGACGGCGAGGTGGTCAGCACGACGAACCCAAACGAAGACATGCCCGTGGAGAAGATACAAGAGGCAGAGATGGCTGTGGAACCTAAGGACGGAAACCTGGTTGAACAACCG GCTGCGAGTCCAACACAGGAG AACGACCCAGTGACGAACATCTGCCAGGCGGCGGACAAGCAGCTGGTCACGCTGGTGGAGTGGGCCAAGCGCATCCCACACTTCTCCGACCTCCCCATAGACGATCAGGTCATCCTACTCAGAGCAG GTTGGAACGAGCTGCTGATCGCTGCGTTCTCCCACCGCTCCATCGACGTGAAGGACGGGATCCTGCTGGCCTCCGGACTCCACGTCCACCGCAGCAGCGCCCACCAGGCCGGCGTCGGAACCATCTTCGACAGAGTCCTCACGGAACTGGTCGCAAAAATGAGGGACATGAAAATGGATAAGACAGAGCTTGGCTGCCTGAGAGCTATTGTACTCTTCAACccag ATGCCAAAGGTCTAACAGACCCATCCTTGGTGGAAAGCCTGAGAGAAAAGGTTTATGCCTCCCTAGAGGAGTACTGCAAGCAGCAGTACCCTGAACAGCCTGGCAG GTTTGCCAAGCTGCTGCTGCGCCTGCCTGCCCTCCGCTCCATTGGCCTCAAGTGCCTTGAACACCTCTTCTTCTTCAAGCTGATCGGAGACACGCCCATCGACACATTCCTGATGGAGATGCTGGAGGCTCCGGGCCTGGGTCAGACCGCGGCGTCCCAGGGACAGGGACCCATGGCACAGGCCGCGGCACAGCACCGCGAGGCACAGCAGCAAGCGCTGCAGGTCCAGCCACCCTCCTGA
- the LOC136441872 gene encoding retinoic acid receptor RXR-alpha-B-like isoform X5: protein MGASLSQSQESLGSPGGAPASSTTSNPTTQHQAMHYSAPPHMPTMTSSGPHITSPPPTLSSGQPPLTSNPSTLTSPHLVQTPSVLTSSHPLHLHPGFGMPGVNQVSSSMQEDVKPVISQLGPTPLQNVSPHMMNTPLMVNTGQLTPPAQPLQSPRPSQTPMGLSKHICQICGDRASGKHYGVYSCEGCKGFFKRTVRKDLTYACRDNRDCVIDKRQRNRCQYCRYQKCLAMGMKREAVQEERQRSKEGKDGEVVSTTNPNEDMPVEKIQEAEMAVEPKDGNLVEQPNDPVTNICQAADKQLVTLVEWAKRIPHFSDLPIDDQVILLRAGWNELLIAAFSHRSIDVKDGILLASGLHVHRSSAHQAGVGTIFDRVLTELVAKMRDMKMDKTELGCLRAIVLFNPDAKGLTDPSLVESLREKVYASLEEYCKQQYPEQPGRFAKLLLRLPALRSIGLKCLEHLFFFKLIGDTPIDTFLMEMLEAPGLGQTAASQGQGPMAQAAAQHREAQQQALQVQPPS, encoded by the exons AATCCCTGGGCAGCCCCGGAGGTGCACCAGCATCTAGCACGACGTCCAACCCCACCACTCAGCACCAAGCCATGCACTACTCCGCCCCTCCCCACATGCCCACCATGACCTCCTCAGGTCCCCACATCAcctccccaccccccacccTGTCCTCGGGACAGCCCCCTCTAACCTCCAACCCCTCCACGCTGACCTCCCCCCACCTTGTACAGACCCCCTCTGTCCTGACGTCCTCCCACCCGCTGCACCTGCATCCAGGCTTCGGCATGCCGGGAGTCAACCAGGTGTCCTCCTCCATGCAGGAAGATGTCAAGCCAG TTATTAGTCAACTAGGGCCCACCCCCCTGCAGAACGTGTCCCCACACATGATGAACACACCCCTGATGGTGAACACGGGGCAGCTCACGCCCCCAGCCCAGCCGCTGCAGTCCCCCCGCCCCTCCCAGACCCCCATGGGCCTCTCCAAACACATCTGTCAGATCTGTGGGGACCGAGCGTCGGGGAAGCACTACGGAGTCTACAGCTGTGAGGGGTGCAAG ggCTTCTTTAAACGAACAGTACGTAAGGACCTGACCTACGCCTGTCGGGACAACAGGGACTGCGTGATCGACAAGCGCCAGCGGAACAGATGTCAGTACTGCCGGTACCAGAAGTGTTTAGCAATGGGGATGAAAAGAGAAG CCGTACAGGAGGAGCGACAGAGAAGCAAAGAGGGCAAGGACGGCGAGGTGGTCAGCACGACGAACCCAAACGAAGACATGCCCGTGGAGAAGATACAAGAGGCAGAGATGGCTGTGGAACCTAAGGACGGAAACCTGGTTGAACAACCG AACGACCCAGTGACGAACATCTGCCAGGCGGCGGACAAGCAGCTGGTCACGCTGGTGGAGTGGGCCAAGCGCATCCCACACTTCTCCGACCTCCCCATAGACGATCAGGTCATCCTACTCAGAGCAG GTTGGAACGAGCTGCTGATCGCTGCGTTCTCCCACCGCTCCATCGACGTGAAGGACGGGATCCTGCTGGCCTCCGGACTCCACGTCCACCGCAGCAGCGCCCACCAGGCCGGCGTCGGAACCATCTTCGACAGAGTCCTCACGGAACTGGTCGCAAAAATGAGGGACATGAAAATGGATAAGACAGAGCTTGGCTGCCTGAGAGCTATTGTACTCTTCAACccag ATGCCAAAGGTCTAACAGACCCATCCTTGGTGGAAAGCCTGAGAGAAAAGGTTTATGCCTCCCTAGAGGAGTACTGCAAGCAGCAGTACCCTGAACAGCCTGGCAG GTTTGCCAAGCTGCTGCTGCGCCTGCCTGCCCTCCGCTCCATTGGCCTCAAGTGCCTTGAACACCTCTTCTTCTTCAAGCTGATCGGAGACACGCCCATCGACACATTCCTGATGGAGATGCTGGAGGCTCCGGGCCTGGGTCAGACCGCGGCGTCCCAGGGACAGGGACCCATGGCACAGGCCGCGGCACAGCACCGCGAGGCACAGCAGCAAGCGCTGCAGGTCCAGCCACCCTCCTGA